A portion of the Micromonospora tarapacensis genome contains these proteins:
- a CDS encoding Maf family protein produces MSDVVPLRLVLASASPARRKSLQSAGIEPDVLVSGIDESLVVTERAEDLCLELARLKAQAVLTRLRAGDDQRTLVLGCDSVLAFDGESLGKPDDSADAARRWERMRGRSGVLHSGHCLIDMMAGRRAEAVASTVVHFADVSDHEIATYVATGEPLAVAGAFTIDGLGGPFVERIEGDPGTVVGLSLPLLRRLLTELDLRITDLWTKVAPGNQMVEPLG; encoded by the coding sequence GTGTCAGATGTCGTGCCGCTCCGTCTCGTGCTCGCCTCGGCGAGCCCTGCTCGCCGCAAGTCCCTCCAGTCTGCCGGCATTGAACCGGACGTGCTGGTCAGTGGAATCGATGAATCGCTCGTGGTGACCGAACGGGCGGAGGATCTCTGCCTGGAGTTGGCCCGGCTGAAGGCGCAGGCTGTGTTGACCCGGCTGCGCGCCGGCGACGACCAGCGCACGCTCGTGCTGGGCTGCGACTCCGTGCTCGCCTTCGACGGGGAGAGCCTCGGCAAGCCCGACGACTCGGCGGACGCCGCCCGGCGGTGGGAGCGGATGCGGGGGCGCAGCGGCGTGCTGCACAGTGGCCACTGTCTCATCGACATGATGGCGGGGCGTCGCGCCGAGGCGGTGGCCTCCACGGTGGTCCACTTCGCCGACGTGAGCGACCACGAGATCGCCACGTACGTGGCGACCGGCGAGCCGCTGGCGGTGGCCGGCGCGTTCACGATCGACGGGCTGGGCGGGCCGTTCGTGGAGCGGATCGAGGGCGATCCAGGCACCGTCGTCGGGCTGTCGCTACCACTGTTGCGACGCCTGCTCACCGAGTTGGACCTCCGGATCACCGATCTGTGGACGAAGGTCGCGCCCGGTAACCAGATGGTCGAACCGCTCGGCTAG
- a CDS encoding O-methyltransferase gives MTLKSIPLTDELHTYLVAHGAPPDEVVRDLADETLALLPDHASMQVAPEQAAFLTFLTRLLNARHAVEVGTFTGLSSLAIARGLADGGRLTCFDISEEYTSIARRYWARAGVDDRIELRIGPAGETLRQLPNERYLDFAFIDADKTGYPVYWAELVPRMRPGGVIAIDNVLRNGRVVAPQSADDRAIAAFNDDVLADVRVDAVMLPIADGLTLAHVH, from the coding sequence ATGACGCTCAAGTCGATTCCGCTCACCGACGAGTTGCACACGTACCTCGTCGCCCATGGTGCGCCGCCGGACGAGGTCGTCCGCGACCTGGCCGACGAGACGCTCGCCCTGCTGCCCGACCACGCGTCGATGCAGGTCGCGCCGGAACAGGCCGCCTTTCTGACGTTCCTGACCCGGCTGCTCAACGCCCGGCACGCGGTGGAGGTCGGCACCTTCACCGGCCTCTCCTCGCTGGCGATCGCCCGGGGGCTGGCCGATGGCGGGCGGTTGACCTGCTTCGACATCTCCGAGGAGTACACGAGCATCGCCCGCCGCTACTGGGCCCGGGCCGGCGTCGACGACCGTATCGAGCTGCGCATCGGCCCTGCCGGTGAGACGCTGCGTCAGTTGCCGAACGAGCGCTACCTGGACTTCGCCTTCATCGACGCCGACAAGACCGGCTACCCGGTCTACTGGGCCGAACTGGTGCCGAGGATGCGACCCGGCGGAGTGATCGCGATCGACAACGTGCTCCGTAACGGCCGGGTGGTGGCGCCGCAGAGCGCCGACGACCGGGCGATCGCGGCGTTCAACGACGACGTCCTGGCCGACGTGCGGGTGGATGCGGTGATGCTGCCGATCGCCGACGGCCTGACCCTCGCCCACGTGCACTGA
- a CDS encoding ABC transporter permease: MKLARDTWLIFQRQLNLLLRNPVWVFVGVFQPVMYLLLFAPLLKPALGAPTQAEAYKIFVPGLLVLLAIFGGLFQGFGLIAELRAGVIERSRVTPVSRLALLLGRSLRDVVSLLTQAVIITLLALLFDLRVFIGDLLLAYLMLALIALMTSAVSYGVALKVKSEDALAPLMNTVAQPVLLLSGILLPLAFAPGWLQGVAKWNPFSWAVDGTRALFNGDIGDDRVWQGLTIIAVLAAAGVYWAARQFARSVR; this comes from the coding sequence ATGAAGCTCGCCCGCGACACCTGGCTGATCTTCCAGCGGCAGCTGAACCTGCTGCTGCGCAACCCCGTATGGGTCTTCGTCGGCGTCTTCCAGCCGGTGATGTACCTCCTCCTCTTCGCCCCGCTGCTCAAGCCGGCGCTCGGCGCACCCACCCAGGCCGAGGCGTACAAGATCTTCGTACCCGGCCTTCTCGTGCTGCTGGCCATCTTCGGTGGCCTGTTCCAGGGCTTCGGCCTGATCGCCGAGCTGCGGGCGGGGGTCATCGAGCGGTCCCGGGTCACCCCGGTCAGCCGGCTCGCCCTGTTGCTCGGCCGCTCGCTGCGCGATGTGGTGTCACTGCTGACGCAGGCGGTGATCATCACGCTGCTCGCGCTCCTGTTCGACCTGCGCGTGTTCATCGGTGACCTGCTGCTGGCGTACCTGATGCTCGCTTTGATCGCGTTGATGACCTCGGCGGTCTCCTACGGCGTCGCCCTCAAGGTCAAGAGCGAGGACGCGCTGGCCCCACTGATGAACACGGTGGCCCAACCCGTGCTGCTGCTCTCCGGCATCCTGCTGCCGCTCGCCTTCGCGCCGGGCTGGTTGCAGGGTGTCGCCAAGTGGAATCCGTTCTCCTGGGCGGTGGACGGCACCCGGGCGCTGTTCAACGGGGACATCGGCGACGACCGGGTCTGGCAGGGACTGACCATCATCGCGGTGCTTGCCGCCGCCGGCGTCTACTGGGCGGCCCGCCAGTTCGCCCGCAGCGTCCGCTGA
- a CDS encoding ATP-binding cassette domain-containing protein, which translates to MIETRGLRKSFRSRAGRETKTVEAVRGVDLDVPAGEIFGFLGPNGAGKTTTLRMLATLIEPDGGQATIAGADLLTDPGEVRRRIGYVAQGGSTWDESTAREELVLQARMYGIGKAEAQRRAARALEAFQLTEFADRKCKTYSGGQRRRVEIALGIIHEPKIVFLDEPTTGLDPQSRAHMWDEIRRLRVDGMTVFITTHYLDEADALCDRIAIMDHGEVVAEGTPTELKREISGDVVQVGLDIAATGEAEKLLDNEGYVNRLETLDEGGLRLFVDDGATAIPRILRRIDGAGLDLKSIELHRPSLDDVFLTKTGRSLRES; encoded by the coding sequence ATGATCGAGACCAGAGGGCTGCGGAAGTCCTTCCGCAGCCGGGCCGGTCGGGAGACGAAGACCGTCGAGGCGGTGCGCGGCGTCGACCTGGACGTTCCGGCCGGCGAGATCTTCGGGTTCCTCGGCCCGAACGGCGCCGGCAAGACCACCACGCTGCGGATGCTGGCGACGCTGATCGAGCCGGATGGCGGCCAGGCCACCATCGCCGGTGCCGACCTGCTGACGGACCCGGGCGAGGTGCGCCGCCGCATCGGCTACGTCGCCCAGGGCGGGAGCACCTGGGACGAGTCCACCGCCCGTGAGGAACTGGTGCTCCAGGCCCGGATGTACGGCATCGGCAAGGCCGAGGCGCAGCGCCGGGCCGCCCGCGCGCTGGAGGCGTTCCAGCTCACCGAGTTCGCCGACCGCAAGTGCAAGACGTACTCCGGCGGCCAGCGGCGCCGGGTCGAGATCGCGCTCGGCATCATCCACGAGCCGAAGATCGTCTTTCTGGACGAGCCGACCACCGGGCTCGACCCGCAGAGCCGGGCACACATGTGGGACGAGATCCGGCGGTTGCGTGTCGACGGGATGACCGTCTTCATCACCACCCACTACCTGGACGAGGCCGACGCGCTCTGCGACCGCATAGCGATCATGGATCACGGCGAGGTGGTCGCCGAGGGGACGCCGACCGAGCTCAAGCGGGAGATCTCCGGCGACGTGGTGCAGGTCGGCCTCGACATCGCCGCCACCGGCGAGGCCGAGAAACTGCTCGACAACGAGGGGTACGTGAACCGGCTGGAGACCCTCGACGAGGGTGGGCTGCGGCTCTTCGTCGACGACGGCGCCACCGCCATACCCCGGATCCTGCGCCGGATCGACGGTGCCGGGCTCGACCTCAAGTCGATCGAGCTGCACCGCCCGAGCCTCGACGACGTCTTCCTCACCAAGACCGGCCGCTCGCTGCGCGAGTCCTGA
- a CDS encoding acetyl/propionyl/methylcrotonyl-CoA carboxylase subunit alpha, whose amino-acid sequence MRKVLIANRGEIAVRVVRACQDAGLDSVAVYADSDRDALHATLADEAYALGGDTAGETYLRIDKLIDVAGRAGADAVHPGYGFLAENADFAQAVIDAGLTWIGPTPQAIRDLGDKVTARHIAQRAGAPLVPGTPDPVGGPDEVMAFAVDHGLPVAIKAAFGGGGRGLKVARTMEEIPQLFESATREAVAAFGRGECFVERYLDQPRHVEAQVLADQHGNVIVVGTRDCSLQRRHQKLVEEAPAPFLTAAQRAQIHDSAKAICREAGYHGAGTVEYLVGSDGTISFLEVNTRLQVEHPVTEETAGIDLVREQFRVADGEKLRFTEDPTPRGHSIEFRINGEDPGRNFLPAPGTVTALRLPTGPGVRVDTGISAGDVIGGNFDSLLAKVIVTGETRVEALERSRRALDEMVVEGMATALPFHRLVVRDPAFTAEPFGVHTRWIETEFDNTVPPFTAAAGSVAGPAERETVVVEVGGKRLEVSLPAGLGAGTVGSAPAARRPTRRGGGNTAGAAASGDSLTSPMQGTIVKIAVADGDTVAEGDLVVVLEAMKMEQPLHAHKAGTVSGLSAEVGAVVTAGAAICTIA is encoded by the coding sequence GTGCGCAAGGTACTCATCGCCAACCGGGGCGAGATCGCCGTCCGCGTCGTCCGCGCCTGCCAGGACGCCGGCCTGGACAGCGTCGCGGTGTACGCGGACTCCGACCGGGATGCCCTGCACGCCACGCTCGCCGACGAAGCGTACGCCCTGGGTGGCGACACGGCCGGCGAGACCTACCTGCGCATCGACAAGCTGATCGACGTCGCCGGCCGCGCCGGGGCCGACGCGGTCCATCCCGGGTACGGCTTCCTCGCCGAGAACGCCGACTTCGCCCAGGCCGTCATCGACGCCGGCCTGACCTGGATCGGCCCCACCCCGCAGGCGATCCGCGACCTCGGCGACAAGGTCACCGCCCGGCACATCGCCCAGCGGGCCGGTGCTCCCCTGGTGCCCGGCACCCCCGACCCGGTGGGCGGCCCCGACGAGGTGATGGCCTTCGCCGTCGACCACGGGCTACCGGTCGCGATCAAGGCTGCCTTCGGCGGCGGCGGGCGTGGCCTGAAGGTGGCCCGCACGATGGAGGAGATCCCGCAGCTGTTCGAGTCGGCCACCCGCGAGGCGGTCGCCGCGTTCGGCCGGGGCGAGTGTTTCGTCGAGCGCTACCTCGACCAGCCGCGCCACGTCGAGGCGCAGGTGCTGGCCGACCAGCACGGCAACGTGATCGTGGTGGGCACCCGGGACTGCTCGTTGCAGCGCCGGCACCAGAAACTGGTCGAGGAGGCGCCGGCGCCGTTCCTCACCGCCGCCCAGCGGGCGCAGATCCACGACAGCGCCAAGGCGATCTGCCGGGAGGCCGGCTACCACGGTGCCGGCACGGTGGAATACCTGGTGGGCAGCGACGGCACCATCTCCTTCCTGGAGGTCAACACCCGGCTCCAGGTGGAGCACCCGGTCACCGAGGAGACCGCCGGCATCGACCTGGTACGCGAGCAGTTCCGCGTCGCCGACGGCGAGAAGCTGCGGTTCACCGAGGACCCGACCCCGCGCGGTCACTCGATCGAGTTCCGGATCAACGGCGAGGATCCGGGCCGCAACTTCCTGCCCGCCCCCGGCACGGTCACCGCGCTGCGCCTGCCCACCGGCCCCGGCGTGCGGGTCGACACCGGCATCTCGGCCGGCGACGTGATCGGCGGCAACTTCGACTCCCTGCTGGCCAAGGTGATCGTCACCGGCGAGACCAGGGTGGAGGCGCTGGAGCGGTCCCGCCGGGCGCTGGACGAGATGGTGGTCGAGGGGATGGCCACCGCGCTGCCGTTCCACCGTCTGGTGGTCCGCGATCCGGCGTTCACCGCCGAGCCGTTCGGCGTGCACACCCGGTGGATCGAGACGGAGTTCGACAACACGGTGCCGCCGTTCACCGCCGCCGCCGGTTCCGTCGCGGGCCCGGCGGAGCGCGAGACCGTCGTGGTCGAGGTGGGCGGCAAGCGGTTGGAGGTCAGCCTTCCCGCCGGTCTCGGTGCCGGTACGGTCGGGTCCGCGCCGGCCGCACGGAGGCCCACCCGCCGGGGTGGCGGGAACACGGCGGGCGCGGCGGCGAGTGGGGACTCGCTCACCTCCCCCATGCAGGGCACCATCGTGAAGATCGCGGTCGCCGACGGCGACACGGTCGCCGAGGGTGACCTGGTCGTGGTGCTGGAGGCGATGAAGATGGAGCAGCCCCTGCACGCCCACAAGGCCGGTACGGTCAGCGGCCTGTCGGCCGAGGTCGGTGCGGTGGTCACCGCAGGGGCGGCGATCTGCACCATCGCCTGA
- a CDS encoding LysR family transcriptional regulator ArgP: protein MNGLDSTQLRTFAAIVAEGSFEAAARLLHVTPSAVSQRIKALEETVGQVLVRRHRPCDATEAGRPLLRLAGQLALLEREALADARGPLGGDRGRTRVAVVVNADSLATWFPAALARLSEQPELSFDIRQDDQDHTAELLRAGTVTAAVTAQREAVQGCRVRRLGAMRYRALAAPELADRWFADGLTRESAAVAPVVVFDRKDRIQHRFLRAVTGRALDPPVHYVPSVPAFNESIRLGLGWGLMAEQLADADVSAGRCVDIAPGRVLDVPLYWQHWRLDSQVLTALTAAVCAVAAETLR, encoded by the coding sequence ATGAACGGGCTCGACTCCACCCAGCTGCGTACGTTCGCGGCCATCGTCGCGGAGGGCAGCTTCGAGGCGGCGGCCCGGCTGCTGCACGTCACCCCGTCGGCGGTCAGCCAACGGATCAAGGCGCTGGAGGAGACCGTCGGGCAGGTGCTCGTCCGCCGCCACCGGCCCTGTGACGCCACCGAGGCCGGCCGCCCGCTGCTGCGCCTCGCCGGCCAGCTCGCGCTGCTGGAACGGGAGGCGCTGGCCGACGCCCGAGGGCCGCTCGGCGGCGATCGGGGCCGCACCCGGGTCGCCGTCGTGGTCAACGCCGACTCGCTCGCCACCTGGTTCCCGGCCGCGCTGGCCCGCCTGTCCGAGCAGCCGGAACTCTCCTTCGACATCCGGCAGGACGACCAGGACCACACCGCCGAACTACTGCGCGCCGGCACGGTCACCGCCGCGGTGACCGCCCAGCGCGAGGCGGTGCAGGGCTGCCGGGTACGCCGTCTCGGCGCGATGCGCTACCGCGCCCTGGCCGCGCCCGAACTGGCGGACCGCTGGTTCGCCGACGGGCTGACCCGGGAGTCGGCCGCCGTCGCGCCGGTGGTGGTCTTCGACCGCAAGGACCGCATCCAACACCGTTTCCTGCGTGCGGTGACCGGGCGCGCCCTCGACCCACCCGTGCACTACGTGCCGTCGGTGCCGGCCTTCAACGAATCGATCCGGCTCGGGCTCGGCTGGGGGCTGATGGCGGAGCAACTCGCCGACGCCGACGTGTCCGCCGGGCGCTGCGTGGACATCGCACCCGGCCGGGTGCTGGACGTCCCGCTGTACTGGCAGCACTGGCGGCTCGACTCGCAGGTGCTGACCGCGCTGACCGCCGCCGTCTGTGCCGTCGCCGCCGAAACCCTCCGCTGA
- a CDS encoding LysE/ArgO family amino acid transporter gives MLTSVVAGFSLSIALIVAIGAQNAFVLRQGLRREHVVPVVLTCALSDALLIGVGIAGVGSIVAGRPVLLTAIRWGGAAFLLGYAALATRRALRPAALVPADRPPARLGPTLLACLAFTYLNPHVYLDTVLLLGGIAQQHPHRWLFGVGAAAASVVWFAALGAGAYRLAPLLARRRVWRVLDGVIAVVMVAVAVALLLG, from the coding sequence ATGCTCACCTCCGTCGTCGCCGGCTTCTCCCTGTCCATCGCCCTCATTGTCGCCATCGGCGCGCAGAACGCCTTCGTACTGCGCCAGGGCCTGCGCCGGGAACACGTGGTGCCGGTGGTGTTGACCTGCGCGCTCTCCGACGCGCTGCTGATCGGGGTGGGCATCGCCGGGGTGGGCTCGATCGTGGCCGGGCGCCCGGTCCTGCTCACCGCGATCCGCTGGGGTGGGGCGGCCTTCCTCCTCGGGTACGCGGCACTCGCCACCCGTCGCGCGTTGCGTCCCGCCGCGCTCGTGCCGGCTGACCGGCCGCCGGCCCGGCTCGGCCCGACGCTGCTGGCCTGCCTCGCCTTCACCTACCTCAACCCGCACGTCTACCTCGACACGGTGCTGCTGCTCGGCGGCATCGCCCAGCAGCATCCGCACCGCTGGCTGTTCGGCGTCGGCGCGGCGGCGGCCAGCGTGGTCTGGTTCGCCGCACTCGGTGCGGGCGCGTACCGGCTCGCTCCGCTGCTCGCGCGCCGGCGGGTCTGGCGGGTTCTCGACGGCGTGATCGCGGTGGTGATGGTCGCAGTGGCCGTGGCGCTGCTGCTGGGCTGA
- a CDS encoding GuaB1 family IMP dehydrogenase-related protein, with amino-acid sequence MRFLSGATPGYDLTYSDVFMAPARSEVGSRLDVDLATGDGTGTTIPLVVANMTAVAGRRMAETVARRGGIAVIPQDIPIDVVAEVVAWVKQRHLVHDTAIALGPNDTVGDAIHLLPKRAYGAVIVVDDDGRPMGVVTEADTVSVDRFTQLRHVMSTELHTVPADADPRTGFDRLSAGRRRLAPVVDDAGRLVGVLTRPGALRATLYKPAVDTHGRLRIAAAVGINGDVAGKAKALLEAGVDTLVVDTAHGHQERMISALRTVRGLDPAVPVAAGNVVTADGVRDLVDAGADIIKVGVGPGAMCTTRMMTGVGRPQFSAVLDCAVAARDLGRHVWADGGVRHPRDVALALAAGASNVMIGSWFAGTYESPGDLYTDEDGRRYKESFGMASARAVSARTGDDSPYDRARKAIFEEGISSARMYLDPTRPGVEDLIDEIISGVRSAFTYAGARTLDEFHERVLIGVQSTAGYTEGMPLPTSW; translated from the coding sequence GTGCGGTTCCTCAGTGGCGCGACTCCCGGATACGACCTGACCTACAGCGACGTCTTCATGGCCCCGGCCCGCTCGGAGGTGGGTTCGCGGCTCGACGTGGATCTGGCCACCGGTGACGGCACCGGCACCACCATCCCACTGGTGGTGGCGAACATGACCGCGGTCGCCGGCCGACGGATGGCCGAGACGGTGGCCCGACGCGGCGGCATCGCGGTGATCCCACAGGACATCCCGATCGACGTGGTGGCGGAGGTGGTCGCCTGGGTCAAGCAGCGGCACCTGGTGCACGACACGGCGATCGCGCTCGGCCCCAACGACACCGTCGGCGACGCCATCCATCTGCTGCCCAAGCGGGCGTACGGTGCGGTGATCGTGGTCGACGACGACGGCCGCCCGATGGGGGTGGTGACCGAGGCCGACACCGTCAGCGTGGACCGGTTCACCCAGCTGCGGCACGTGATGTCGACCGAGTTGCACACCGTGCCCGCCGACGCGGATCCGCGCACCGGCTTCGACCGGCTCTCGGCGGGCCGGCGGCGGCTGGCGCCCGTGGTCGACGACGCGGGCCGGCTGGTCGGCGTGCTCACCCGGCCCGGGGCGCTGCGGGCGACGCTCTACAAGCCGGCGGTGGACACCCACGGCCGACTGCGGATCGCGGCGGCCGTGGGCATCAACGGCGATGTGGCGGGCAAGGCGAAGGCCCTGTTGGAGGCCGGCGTGGACACCCTGGTCGTGGACACCGCGCACGGCCACCAGGAGCGGATGATCTCGGCCCTGCGGACCGTACGCGGTCTCGACCCGGCGGTGCCGGTGGCGGCCGGCAACGTGGTCACCGCCGACGGGGTACGCGATCTGGTCGACGCGGGTGCCGACATCATCAAGGTCGGGGTCGGTCCGGGCGCGATGTGCACCACCCGGATGATGACCGGGGTCGGCCGGCCGCAGTTCTCGGCGGTGCTGGACTGCGCGGTGGCCGCCCGCGACCTGGGCCGTCACGTCTGGGCCGACGGTGGGGTGCGGCACCCTCGGGATGTGGCGCTGGCGCTGGCCGCCGGGGCGTCGAACGTGATGATCGGCTCCTGGTTCGCCGGCACCTACGAGTCCCCCGGTGACCTCTACACCGACGAGGACGGCCGGCGCTACAAGGAGAGCTTCGGCATGGCCTCGGCGCGGGCGGTCAGCGCCCGTACCGGTGACGACAGCCCCTACGACCGCGCCCGCAAGGCGATCTTCGAGGAGGGCATCTCGTCGGCCCGGATGTACCTGGACCCGACCCGACCTGGCGTGGAGGACCTGATCGACGAGATCATCTCGGGAGTGCGTAGCGCGTTCACCTACGCCGGCGCGCGCACCCTTGACGAGTTCCACGAGCGGGTGCTGATCGGCGTGCAGAGCACCGCCGGCTACACCGAGGGAATGCCGCTGCCGACCAGTTGGTGA
- a CDS encoding NAD(P)H-quinone dehydrogenase — protein sequence MSRIVIIGGGPAGYEAALVAAQLDADVTVVEADGAGGACVLSDCVPSKTFIASSEVVTGYRDTEVFGVHSDGLEAVTVDAGTVNERVKRLALAQSADIHTKLLKAGVTFVSGRARLGEDTLGHTHRVIVSPDGEEAAYAIDAATVLIATGATPRQLPTALPDGERILTWRQVYDLPELPPHLIVVGSGVTGAEFASAYLAMGVEVTLVSSRDRVMPHEDADAAQAIERVFRTRGMSILNNARAEGVRRTDSGVEVELSDGRKVYGSHALIAVGSIPNTAELGLAEYGVELARGGYVTVDRVSRTNVPGIYAAGDCTGVLPLASVAAMQGRIAMWHALGEAVRPLRLRTVSANVFTDPELATVGVSQDEVDAGRVPARQVMLPLGGNARAKMDEIADGFVKLFCRPASGQVIGGVVVAPKASELILPITMAVENNLTVNELAQTITIYPSLSGSISEAARQLMLHELE from the coding sequence GTGAGCCGGATCGTGATCATCGGCGGGGGGCCGGCCGGCTACGAGGCCGCACTGGTGGCCGCCCAGCTGGACGCCGACGTCACCGTGGTGGAGGCCGACGGTGCCGGCGGCGCCTGCGTACTGTCCGACTGCGTGCCGTCGAAGACCTTCATCGCCAGCTCCGAGGTGGTGACCGGGTACCGCGACACCGAGGTGTTCGGGGTCCACTCCGACGGGCTGGAGGCGGTCACCGTCGACGCCGGGACGGTCAACGAGCGGGTCAAACGGCTCGCCCTGGCGCAGTCCGCCGACATCCACACCAAGCTGCTCAAGGCCGGGGTCACCTTCGTCTCCGGGCGGGCCCGGCTCGGCGAGGACACGCTCGGTCACACCCACCGCGTGATCGTCTCGCCGGACGGCGAGGAGGCCGCCTACGCGATCGACGCGGCGACGGTCCTGATCGCCACCGGTGCCACGCCCCGCCAACTGCCCACCGCCCTGCCCGACGGCGAGCGCATCCTGACCTGGCGGCAGGTGTACGACCTGCCCGAGCTGCCGCCACACCTGATCGTGGTCGGCTCCGGCGTGACCGGCGCCGAGTTCGCCAGCGCGTACCTGGCGATGGGGGTCGAGGTGACCCTGGTCTCCAGCCGGGACCGGGTGATGCCACACGAGGACGCCGACGCCGCGCAGGCGATCGAGCGGGTCTTCCGCACCCGGGGCATGAGCATCCTGAACAACGCCCGCGCCGAGGGCGTCCGCCGCACCGACAGCGGCGTCGAGGTCGAGCTCTCCGACGGCCGCAAGGTGTACGGCTCGCACGCGCTGATCGCGGTCGGCTCGATCCCCAACACCGCCGAGTTGGGCCTCGCCGAGTACGGCGTCGAACTGGCCCGGGGCGGGTACGTGACGGTGGACCGCGTCTCCCGGACCAACGTGCCCGGCATCTACGCGGCCGGCGACTGCACGGGGGTGCTGCCGCTGGCCAGTGTCGCCGCGATGCAGGGCCGGATCGCCATGTGGCACGCGCTCGGCGAGGCGGTCCGGCCGCTGCGGCTGCGTACCGTCTCCGCGAACGTCTTCACCGACCCGGAACTGGCCACCGTCGGTGTCTCGCAGGACGAGGTGGACGCCGGCAGGGTGCCGGCGCGACAGGTGATGCTGCCGCTGGGCGGCAACGCCCGGGCGAAGATGGACGAGATCGCCGACGGTTTCGTCAAGCTGTTCTGCCGCCCGGCCAGCGGCCAGGTGATCGGCGGCGTGGTGGTCGCCCCCAAGGCCAGCGAGCTGATCCTGCCGATCACCATGGCGGTGGAGAACAACCTCACCGTCAACGAGCTGGCCCAGACCATCACCATCTACCCGAGCCTCTCCGGCTCGATCAGCGAGGCCGCCCGCCAACTGATGCTCCACGAACTGGAATGA
- a CDS encoding gamma-glutamylcyclotransferase produces MRHYAAYGSNLDPARMRAYCPHSPMVGIGWLEGWRLTFAGEDVIGWEGAVSTVVESPGDRVFVALYDIHQYDAAQLDEIEGVTSGTYRKLTVRVSTLDGDVTAWVYVFDGYEGGLPTSWYVSEIANAAEKAGAPDDYVTELRSRPTGTASA; encoded by the coding sequence GTGCGTCACTACGCCGCCTACGGCTCGAACCTGGACCCCGCCCGAATGCGCGCCTACTGCCCGCACTCTCCGATGGTGGGCATCGGCTGGCTGGAGGGCTGGCGGCTCACCTTCGCCGGTGAGGACGTCATCGGCTGGGAGGGCGCGGTCAGCACGGTGGTCGAGTCGCCGGGCGACCGGGTCTTCGTCGCGCTCTACGACATCCACCAGTACGACGCGGCGCAGCTGGACGAGATCGAGGGCGTCACCTCCGGCACGTACCGGAAGCTGACCGTCCGCGTCTCGACGCTGGACGGCGACGTCACCGCCTGGGTCTACGTCTTCGACGGCTACGAGGGCGGCCTGCCCACCTCGTGGTACGTGTCGGAGATCGCGAACGCCGCCGAGAAGGCGGGTGCGCCCGACGACTACGTCACCGAGCTGCGGTCCCGGCCCACCGGCACCGCGTCGGCGTAG